In the genome of Triticum urartu cultivar G1812 chromosome 5, Tu2.1, whole genome shotgun sequence, one region contains:
- the LOC125510610 gene encoding protein NAR1-like produces the protein MSSSRFSPALQASDLNDFIAPSQDCIVSLNKNSAASRLPIKKKQVVVSTKPPEESVKISLKDCLACSGCITSAETVMLEKQSLDDFVTRINSGKTVIVSVSPQSRASLAAFFGLSQSQVFRKLTALFKSMGVKAVYDTSSSRDLALIEACNEFISRYKLSQLSSDKEVGTSLPVLSSACPGWICYAEKTLGSYILPYISSVKSPQQVIGAAIKHHMVEKLGLKPYDVYHVTVMPCYDKKLEAVRGDFVFSVEEKEVTEVDSVLTTGEVLDLIQSKSVDFKTMEESPLDRLLTNVDDGGHLYGVSGGSGGYAETIFRYAARALFNREIEGPLDFKILRNSDFREVTLEVEGRPVLKFALCYGFRNLQNIVRKVKMGKCEYQFIEVMACPSGCLNGGGQIKPAKGQSPKDLIQQLEGVYMQDVSVSNPFDNPIAKRLYDDWLVQPGSDNAKRYLHTQYHPVVKSVTSQLQNW, from the exons ATGTCTTCCAGCAGGTTCTCGCCGGCGCTGCAGGCGTCGGACCTCAACGACTTCATCGCCCCCTCGCAGGACTGCATCGTCTCCCTCAACAAGAActccgccgccagccgcctcccg ATTAAAAAAAAGCAAGTTGTGGTGAGTACAaaacctccagaagaatcggtcAAGATTTCTCTCAAGGACTGTTTAGCTTGCAG TGGTTGCATAACATCAGCAGAGACAGTTATGCTTGAGAAGCAAAGCTTGGATGACTTCGTTACTCGCATCAACTCTGGCAAAACCGTCATCGTATCTGTGTCTCCCCAGTCAAGAGCATCATTAGCTGCATTCTTTGGTCTTTCTCAGTCACAG GTTTTCAGAAAACTAACTGCTCTGTTCAAGTCGATGGGCGTGAAGGCAGTGTATGACACAAGTAGTAGTCGAGATCTGGCCCTAATTGAAGCATGCAATGAATTTATTTCACGCTATAAGCTGAGTCAATTGTCTAGCGACAAAGAAGTTGGAACAAGTCTTCCTGTGCTTTCATCTGCATGTCCAG GTTGGATATGCTATGCTGAAAAGACTCTTGGTTCATATATCTTGCCCTACATCTCATCTGTAAAGAGTCCCCAACAAGTGATTGGTGCAGCTATCAAGCATCACATGGTTGAAAAACTTGGTCTCAA GCCGTATGATGTGTATCATGTTACTGTGATGCCCTGTTATGATAAAAAACTTGAAGCTGTCCGGGGCGACTTTGTTTTCTCAGTGGAAGAAAAGGAAGTTACAGAGGTGGACTCGGTATTGACAACTGGTGAAGTGTTGGACTTGATACAG TCCAAATCTGTTGATTTCAAGACAATGGAGGAATCTCCTTTGGACAGATT ATTAACAAATGTTGATGATGGTGGTCATCTATATGGGGTTTCTGGTGGCTCGGGTGGTTATGCGGAAACCATCTTTCGTTATGCAGCACGTGCGCTCTTTAATAGGGAAATAGAAGGCCCACTTGATTTCAAAATCTTGCGAAATTCAGATTTCCGTGAAGTTACACTGGAG GTGGAGGGAAGACCTGTTTTGAAGTTTGCCCTTTGTTACGGGTTCAGAAACCTACAGAACATTGTTAGGAAGGTTAAGATGGGAAAATGTGAATACCAATTTATTGAAGTTATGGCTTGCCCTTCAG GTTGTCTGAACGGGGGAGGTCAAATAAAACCTGCTAAAGGCCAATCTCCCAAGGATCTCATCCAACAACTAGAGGGTGTGTACATGCAAGAT GTATCAGTATCCAATCCCTTTGATAACCCGATTGCGAAAAGGTTATACGACGATTGGCTCGTGCAACCTGGTTCAGACAACGCGAAGAGGTACTTGCACACACAGTATCACCCCGTGGTGAAAAGCGTGACTTCGCAGCTGCAGAACTGGTGA